The genomic stretch CCATGCAGGATATCTTCTATACGGATAACGGGAAAGCAGGTGAACGCAGGCGGGTGCATGCTTCCTGCATGGTTGACGGTTATACGGATATGGCCGGCGGTGGTTCTTACCGTAAAAAGAACGGAGACAGAATGCGTTTTAAGGTAATGCATAAGGTCTATGACTACAAAAAAAGGAATGGATATCACATGTGTGTTGGCTGTGGCAGATGCGATGATGTCTGTCCGGAATACATCTCATTCTCCCATTGCGTGAACCGTCTGGAGGATGCCATGAAGGAGGTAACCGGCAATGAGTAAGAATGAATATACCCCTTTTCTTTCGGAAATCCTGGAGGTTAAGAAACATACGGAGCTAGAATATACTTTTCGTCTGTCTTTTAACGGAGACGTACGTCCCGGACAATTTTTCGAGGTTTCCCTTCCAAAGTTCGGCGAAGCACCAATTTCTGTCAGCGGTATGGGTGACGGATATGTGGAGCTTACGATCCGTAAGGTGGGTAAAGTAACCAATGAGATTTTTGAATTGTATAAAGGGAATACCTTAATGATGAGAGGGCCTTATGGTAACGGCTTTGATGTGGAGGATTATAAGGACAAGGAACTGATTATTATTGCAGGCGGTACGGGAGTTTCTCCGGTACGTGGTGTAATTGAATATTTTCACAAAAACCGTACTCAGGTCAAGGATATGACTGTTATAACCGGATTTAAGTCACCTTCATTTGTACTTTTCCAGGAGGATCTCAAAAACTGGAATGATAATATGAAGCTTATTCTGACAGTTGATAAAGAAGATGACACCCCTTCTGATGTCTGTGAAAACACAAAAGAATTACCCGCTTATCAGGTTGGACTGGTTACTCAGTATATTCCTGCAATTAAGGTTAAATCAAAGACAGATACGGCAATCCTTGTAGTAGGTCCTCCCATGATGATGCGTTTTACTGTGCAGGGTCTGTTAAAGGAAGGTTATCCGGAAGAAAATATCTGGATTTCCCATGAGAGAAAAATGTGCTGCGGAATCGGTAAATGCGGCCACTGTAAAATAGATGATGTTTATGTGTGCCTGGACGGCCCGGTATTTCCCTATACCAAAGGACGTCTTCTGGTGGATTAGGAGGTAAAGTATGGATATCAATACCAAGAGCTTAAAGAAAAATGCTTTCCGCGTCACCAAGGAAAGAGGAATTACCGCCTCCAGAATCCGTGTTCCCGGAGGACATATGGATGCAAAATATTTAGCAGTTATCCAAAAGATTGCAGAGGAATACGGAAATGGCAGTCTTCATATAACGGTCAGACAGGGTTTTGAAATACCAGGTATTAAATACGAAGATATGCCGGAGGTCAATACGCTTTTGCAGCCCTTAATCGAAGGTCTTTTAATCAACCAGGAAAAAAAAGGAAAAGGTTACGAAGCCTCCGGTACCAGAAATATCGTTGCCTGCGTGGGAAACAGAGTCTGTCCTTATGGCTGCTATGATACCTCCGCTTTTGCCCTGAAGATTGAAAAGGCTGTATTTCCTCATGATCTGCATTTTAAGATTGCTCTTACAGGCTGTCCAAACGATTGTGCCAAAGTACGTATGCATGATTTCGGTATTCTTGGAATGACTGAGCCTCAGTACGATAAGGACCGTTGTATCAGCTGCGGAGCCTGTGTGAAAGCCTGCAAGAAAAAATCCGTAGGTGCTCTCTCCTTCGTTAATTATAAAGTTGAGAGAAATCACGAAAAATGTATCGGCTGCGGTGAATGTGTTATTCAATGCCCCACCAGAGCCTGGACCAGAAGTCAGGAGAAATATTACCGTCTGACCTTACTGGGCAGAACCGGAAAGAAGAATCCCAGGTTAGGGGAAGATTTCATCAAATGGGTGGATGAAGAAAGTATTATAAAGATTATACTTAACACCTATGCTTATGTAGAGAAATACATCGGCAAGGAGGCTCCGGGAAGAAAAGAACATATTGGCTATATTGTTGACCGAACAGGCTTTGAAGAATTTAAAAAGTGGGCGTTAAAAGAGGTGAGCCTGCCAAAGCAGGCATGTGTCAGTCAGACAATCTATTGGAAGGGTATTGTTTATTAAAATACAAAAATTAAGTGCGTAATCTTTTGCTGCCAGTATGAATATCTGATTTCCTTTTGCAGCTCTGAGAAGGGATGATAAATAATTTGAATAAATATGCTGAACACAATAATTAACGAAACATTAAAAGAAGGGATTGGATAAAAAATGTATAATGAAGAAGTAGAGGCCTTTGGAAATGCCTCACAGGGGAAAATCAAACTTTTATATGGAAATCCATTGGGGTACTTTGTCTCCTCTATGCTTGCCGGTATTTATGTAGGCTTTGGTATCCTGCTGATTTTTTCCATCGGAGGGATGCTGGTGGACCAGCCTTATGTTAAGATCATAATGGGCATTTCTTTTGGTATTGCCTTAAGCCTTGTAATCATTGCAGGTTCAGAACTTTTTACCGGAAACAATATGGTTATGGCTCTTGGATTCTTTCAAAAAAAAGTTAAATTAAAAGATACTTTGCTCCTGTGGCTGGTATGCTTTATTGGAAATCTGGTTGGCGCCATTTTGATAGCTTTCCTCTTCTGGCAGTCAGGACTTGCAAAAGGCGCTGTTGGGGAATTTATTATTCAGGCTTCCCAAACCAAGATGGAGCTTTCTCCCCGGATTCTCTTTACCCGTGGTATATTGTGTAATGCCTTGGTCTGTCTGGCGGTTTGGTGCAGCGTTCGCTGTAAATCTGAAAGCGGAAAACTTATTATGGTTTTCTGGTGCCTTTTTGCCTTTATCACCTCCGGATATGAGCACAGTGTAGCCAATATGACCTTATTAACTGCCGGTTTATTTGCAGATACCAGCGGTGCTCTGACCATTGGTGGTTATGTTCATAATCTTCTTTATGTAACCCTTGGCAATATGGTGGGTGGCATACTTCTTGTTGCATTACCTTATTACCTGATTTCCAAACACAAAATCAACTAATTCTGATAAAAGCATTTTCAGACGATAATAAAAATGCCAGAGTTCCTGATCCTTTGAATATTAACTTGCATGTCAGCACTCTTACACCTGGATTTTCAGGGGTAAGAGTGCTATTTTAATCATGTTTACACCGCAGGATACTTTACCGTCTGCTTGTCCAGAGACGATAGCTTGCATGTCTTTAAAAATACTCTGGTATTCTCTCAACTGTCATGTTATAATAATATTTGTACCATAATTTTACATATTTATCATGAACAGGCTAAGGTGTGGTGTGTCTGAAAACTGCTTGTACCAAGCTGGAGGTTCACTTTGCGGGAGGCAAATTTGCCCAAAACAGCAAGACCCAATTTGGGGGACTAAGTGGTGTTACTTTTCTCAAATTACAACGCAGGTACTGCAAAGTGGGTTATTCAAATCGGCAATGTGCTTCCGACGCACCCTTGTTATATGTAATACAGTAGCTATATTATTCGTTTAATTACAAGCAACAACTTTAATTATGTCTCAACTAATCTCGACTCTGGACACTCATTTAAATCTGACTCTATAAATCGATATACTGATTTTGCTTCATTTACTTATTTCTCATTACTCAATTATTCCATCCCAGCTGGGTTATCAAAATTTTCAAACATCTTCTTTTGGAAATCAATAAATAAAATTATTTAACTCTTATTGGACTCAATTTCATTTCATAATACAGTAAACTTTAACAGCCTGCAGTTTTTCATACCATGAAGAAAGGAGGTTTCAAAACAGACGACTTGTTCAGACATCCTGTAATCG from Anaerocolumna sp. AGMB13020 encodes the following:
- the asrB gene encoding anaerobic sulfite reductase subunit AsrB, encoding MSKNEYTPFLSEILEVKKHTELEYTFRLSFNGDVRPGQFFEVSLPKFGEAPISVSGMGDGYVELTIRKVGKVTNEIFELYKGNTLMMRGPYGNGFDVEDYKDKELIIIAGGTGVSPVRGVIEYFHKNRTQVKDMTVITGFKSPSFVLFQEDLKNWNDNMKLILTVDKEDDTPSDVCENTKELPAYQVGLVTQYIPAIKVKSKTDTAILVVGPPMMMRFTVQGLLKEGYPEENIWISHERKMCCGIGKCGHCKIDDVYVCLDGPVFPYTKGRLLVD
- the asrC gene encoding sulfite reductase subunit C yields the protein MDINTKSLKKNAFRVTKERGITASRIRVPGGHMDAKYLAVIQKIAEEYGNGSLHITVRQGFEIPGIKYEDMPEVNTLLQPLIEGLLINQEKKGKGYEASGTRNIVACVGNRVCPYGCYDTSAFALKIEKAVFPHDLHFKIALTGCPNDCAKVRMHDFGILGMTEPQYDKDRCISCGACVKACKKKSVGALSFVNYKVERNHEKCIGCGECVIQCPTRAWTRSQEKYYRLTLLGRTGKKNPRLGEDFIKWVDEESIIKIILNTYAYVEKYIGKEAPGRKEHIGYIVDRTGFEEFKKWALKEVSLPKQACVSQTIYWKGIVY
- a CDS encoding formate/nitrite transporter family protein; this translates as MYNEEVEAFGNASQGKIKLLYGNPLGYFVSSMLAGIYVGFGILLIFSIGGMLVDQPYVKIIMGISFGIALSLVIIAGSELFTGNNMVMALGFFQKKVKLKDTLLLWLVCFIGNLVGAILIAFLFWQSGLAKGAVGEFIIQASQTKMELSPRILFTRGILCNALVCLAVWCSVRCKSESGKLIMVFWCLFAFITSGYEHSVANMTLLTAGLFADTSGALTIGGYVHNLLYVTLGNMVGGILLVALPYYLISKHKIN